A region of Leishmania donovani BPK282A1 complete genome, chromosome 7 DNA encodes the following proteins:
- a CDS encoding centrin, putative — MSIASTTPLRPSTSASNANAELSKDQLEEIREAFDLFDTDGSGTIDVRELRIAMRALGFEPRKEELQQLINSVTGGSGCEGTPARLSGAGNVNASSDVITFSQFVQIMKHKVSQRDSREEMLKAFVLFDTEGTGKISFQNLKRVAVELGENMTDAELQEMIDEADRDGDGEVSEEEFLRLMKKTSLY; from the coding sequence aTGAGCATCGCGAGCACCACGCCTTTGAGGCCGAGCACCTCCGCATCGAATGCGAACGCCGAGCTCAGCAAGGACCAGCTGGAGGAAATCCGCGAGGCGTTCGACTTGTTCGACACggatggcagcggcacgatCGACGTGCGGGAGCTGCGCATTGCCATGCGTGCGCTCGGCTTCGAGCCCCGTAAGGAGGAGCTTCAGCAGCTTATCAACAGCGTcaccggtggcagcggctgcgaagGAACCCCTGCGCGGCTGTCGGGCGCCGGCAATGTGAACGCGTCCAGCGACGTGATCACCTTCTCGCAGTTTGTGCAGATTATGAAGCACAAGGTGTCACAACGGGACTCGCGGGAGGAGATGCTGAAGGCGTTTGTGCTCTTCGACACAGAGGGCACTGGCAAGATCTCGTTCCAAAACTTGAAGCGAGTGGCGGTGGAACTTGGCGAGAACATGACGGACGCCGAGCTGCAGGAGATGATCGACGAGGCGGACCGTGACGGGGACGGCGAGGTGAGCGAAGAGGAGTTTCTTCGCTTAATGAAGAAGACGTCGCTGTACTAA
- a CDS encoding Qa-SNARE protein, putative has product MRAGVNAKLGGGNESTLIEHMKASVQPSTAAAAETQRAPQLAAAANLQSGYSGIGSGPSAAVPPADSAVISSSTTAQQTRENIERALRMNEATNNSGYATLQSLGKQREVIQNSLNTVDSTHQHLSDSRQVIRDIRMGVYKEWLIKGCVVAFLMLLIVVIIYSKFIRK; this is encoded by the coding sequence ATGCGCGCAGGGGTGAATGCGAAGCTGGGTGGCGGCAATGAAAGCACGCTGATCGAGCACATGAAGGCTTCCGTGCAGCCgtccaccgcggcagccgcggagaCGCAACGGGCGCCGCAACTTGCAGCTGCCGCGAATCTGCAAAGTGGCTacagcggcatcggcagcggccccagcgcagcggtgccgccggccgACTCCGCCGTaatctcctcctcgacgaccGCACAGCAGACGCGCGAGAACATCGAGCGCGCGCTTCGCATGAACGAGGCCACGAACAACTCCGGCTACGCTACTTTGCAGTCGCTGGGAAAGCAGCGCGAAGTCATCCAGAACAGCCTCAACACGGTAGATTCGACGCACCAACATCTTAGCGACTCCCGCCAGGTAATCCGCGACATCCGCATGGGCGTGTATAAGGAGTGGCTCATCAAGGGATGCGTCGTTGCGTTTCTGATGCTCCTGATCGTTGTCATTATCTATTCGAAGTTCATTCGGAAGTAG
- a CDS encoding topoisomerase-related function protein-like protein yields the protein MKRRGGRVVSSKSTVVGASSAAVTPEAPGLSAAVNGHDASVAAAATAAAAASLSPSLTSPTTPVARDEPRRSGNPVTSASATMMDVPTPTLTIPTLDIFARFQSKRDDFDEDWLLLQEDPAARNETPRIAAHVADKLRRHQAQLGAHRAAAAADRIRQDKDRVVPARAAAKTVSSVSGDGLDTVATEGPRQARRQRRPETYDSAEDSGSDGAGADADIGTVAADNDGDDSDEYVPEDRTASQYKRPQNAKKAASKDEGSAGVALSGGSPPVSTPAGRTAAAGAGAEAASVNPFTPLSEDEEQLDVEAEHDGLTGDYLNFRLTSATGSRALDADALQATVHLQPSPSHGEKRNVNDRRSYRSQEQRRQTPLSPQQTEQDRVLVVPLWSIARMEQHGGYCSASPLIALHQEVTDLVDYLRPTEAEVTMRRYIEKDIGRLVDRLWPGSSVLVYGSMYTHLLLPLSDLDITLLDVPVPAEEALTSLAKEISSAGLCENVYPQVILKTKVPLIKFVHKGSLIDVDISVGAVDGKRNSECIVQYMNMYPEALPLTLVVKYFVMQRGMHEPYYGGLGSYAATLLVVAFLRQHPIYTTQPEKRTMTGLGRLLVDFFRMCGQHWNYRRVAVCLANYAVPSNIDDAMAANVHDEGDFRIRADCGGRMQSPVLASPPRGPMGPAQVWIEDPVDASNNAASSLRFFHSLSAMFSYAYLALTTDFDRAAADAAQPSSPAPSSSPSSPSSNDISRRPTLLSRIFHADAEMVYRRRAVAAAYKRLNAEMPAYMKEVQDFRRDEDAAMLQGNCDGVAHSWRARRLRRREGDPILFPQQRNVTSLEERLALSHLRESSSPPPPASEVDMKKRQREAGDEDSQRKVQRDRREDSALPSRSSSRSSPCTTGSESNASSVRVDVTRRTERSRKLRR from the coding sequence ATGaagcgccgtggcggccgtgTCGTGAGCTCCAAGAGCACCGTGGTTGGCGCGTCAAGTGCTGCTGTCACTCCCGAAGCACCAGGTCTTTCTGCTGCTGTCAACGGCCATGATGCatccgtcgccgccgccgccactgctgctgctgctgcgtcctTGTCACCATCTCTGACGTCACCGACAACACCAGTTGCGCGAGATGAGCCGCGGAGATCGGGTAATCCTGTGACTAGTGCGAGCGCCACGATGATGGATGTGCCGACGCCGACACTGACGATACCGACGCTAGACATCTTCGCGCGCTTTCAGAGCAAGCGGGACGACTTTGATGAGGACTGGCTCCTGCTCCAGGAGGATCCCGCCGCGAGGAATGAGACGCCTCGGATCGCCGCGCACGTCGCGGACAAGCTTCGTCGTCACCAGGCGCAGCTTGGCGCCcaccgtgccgccgctgcagcggatcGAATTCGGCAGGACAAAGACCGAGTCGTGCCagcacgtgctgcagcgaagACGGTGAGCTccgtcagcggcgacggcctcgACACTGTTGCGACGGAGGGTCCACGGCAGGcacgccgtcagcgccgtccCGAAACCTATGACTCTGCCgaggacagcggcagcgacggcgcaggcgccgacgcggacaTCGGTACTGTTGCCGCTgacaacgacggcgatgatAGCGACGAGTACGTGCCGGAGGATCGCACGGCCTCGCAGTACAAGCGGCCGCAAAACGCAAAGAAGGCGGCCTCCAAAGATGAGGGCTCTGCGGGCGTGGCTCTCAGTGGCGGCTCCCCGCCTGTGAGTACGCCTGCggggcgcactgctgctgctggtgccggcgctgaGGCAGCTTCCGTGAACCCATTCACACCCTTAtcggaggacgaggagcagctggatgtggaggcggagcacgATGGCCTCACAGGCGACTACCTGAACTTCCGACTCACTTCCGCGACGGGAAGTAGGGCGCTCGACGCCGATGCACTGCAGGCGACCGTGCACCTGCAgccttctccctctcacgGCGAGAAACGCAACGTGAACGACCGCAGATCCTATCGCAGccaggagcagcggcgccagacACCACTATCACCGCAGCAGACGGAGCAAGATCGTGTgttggtggtgccgctgtggAGCATCGCGCGGAtggagcagcacggcggctaCTGTAGCGCCAGCCCCCTCATCGCCCTCCACCAGGAGGTCACGGACCTCGTCGACTACCTTCGCCCGacagaggcggaggtgacGATGCGGCGCTACATCGAGAAGGATATTGGCCGGCTGGTCGATCGGCTGTGGCCTGGCAGCTCGGTACTCGTCTATGGCAGCATGTACAcccacctgctgctgccgctgtcggaCCTTGACATCACACTGTTGGatgtgccggtgccggcggaggaggcgctcaCCAGCTTGGCAAAGGAGATCAGCAGCGCGGGCCTGTGCGAGAACGTCTATCCGCAGGTGATTCTCAAGACGAAGGTGCCCCTCATCAAGTTCGTCCACAAGGGCTCGCTCATCGACGTCGACATCAGTGTTGGCGCCGTGGACGGGAAGCGCAACTCGGAGTGCATTGTGCAGTACATGAACATGTACCCAGAGGCACTGCCGCTTACCTTGGTCGTGAAATACTTTGTCATGCAGCGCGGCATGCATGAGCCGTACTACGGAGGCCTTGGCAGCtacgccgccacgctgctcgtcgtcgccttcctgcggcagcaccccATCTACACAACGCAGCCGGAGAAGCGGACCATGACGGGGCTTGGCAGGCTACTAGTCGATTTCTTTCGTATGTGCGGTCAGCATTGGAACTACCGAAGAGTAGCTGTGTGCCTGGCGAACTACGCTGTGCCGAGCAACATCGATGACGCGATGGCCGCGAACGTCCACGACGAAGGCGACTTCCGCATTCGTGCCGACTGTGGCGGTCGGATGCAGTCACCGGTGCTGGCCAGCCCCCCGCGCGGCCCGATGGGCCCCGCGCAGGTGTGGATAGAGGACCCGGTCGACGCCTCTAACAACGCCGCCAGCTCACTGCGGTTTTTCCATTCTCTCTCCGCCATGTTCTCCTACGCCTATCTTGCCCTGACGACCGACTTCGACAGAGCcgcggcggacgcggcgcagccgtcttcgcctgcgccgtcatcgtctccgtcatcgccgtcctCGAACGACATCAGCCGCCGTCCGACGCTGCTCTCGCGCATCTTCCACGCCGATGCGGAGATGGTGTACCGTCGGCGGGCCGTGGCCGCGGCGTACAAGCGACTGAACGCCGAGATGCCGGCGTACATGAAGGAGGTTCAAGACTTCCGGCGCGATGAGGAcgcggcgatgctgcagggCAATTGTGACGGTGTGGCGCACAGCTGGCGcgcgcgacggctgcggcgacgcgagGGCGATCCCATCCTGTTTCCACAGCAGCGGAACGTCACGTCATTGGAGGAGCGCTTGGCACTTTCCCATCTGCGCGAGTCGTcctcgccacctccgccggcgtcggAGGTTGACATGAagaagcgccagcgcgaGGCGGGGGATGAGGATAGTCAGAGAAAGGTGCAGAGAGACCGCCGAGAGGATTCTGCGTTGCcctctcgcagcagctcgcggtCGTCGCCGTGCACCACCGGCTCAGAGAGCAACGCCAGCTCGGTGCGCGTGGATGTGACGAGAAGGACGGAGCGGAGCCGCAAGCTGCGACGGTAG
- a CDS encoding protein kinase, putative produces MSSGPLRMPTPSAPSTPPPPTATQHHHTSSWRSWGTKGTGQRVAEGGGSTTTGSPNSSAAPPSVSVTVVVLAALTAATVSVAYNSYKVRSRSSRVYRSQSTTPGHPCTRHGEASDPSHTGDIAMDSVKTASPLSPSTARSDATTCCRSTSLGGCGSTAAHTVAGENPSSTAASENELDEGGQRERDVMAQSPSLALHTDTAADAGARSGNRDMRFALCSAPPLQMAHDSTAEFHDRCATPAASAAPSPPPPETPKALLSNYYDLEPYALQGLAGGAHGWKRVFGLLKPEMRRRSGRDEACAEDGGTAADGTPGRRAPGSLTRTYDGSRVTTTDSPALLRESPGAIVPVTPAAATRSPTRRASAVESMYRSSVVKSDVSVHSRVPGQPVATGKPCTARWYGDDHKLFSVAAASSTSASTLAQPLHPPRLSVSPVAGVPSPPSRFLNSFFFPVLQHLSFCVSRSVGSGPGESTTTGEATSGTAGSGVHTASTTNTFATSAALAVAQRNLQRDICTLVATTASVRLEASASSSFPGSHAHTARCSAVSSVAVSPRAGATGSCRSQQQHEGVTAAESCSSFAALHAGRSSSGGQRRKGVSVEGEEGAAQHVLESHARFLSAEDKQQPGMRGSPRHQSSGACRQTPASSQKSDRSATWSGAGPCKQSIRESAQERRMPPHPSPRAAATAAGATADSGAVPAPPEASSTEEPNAAGTESVGEPASPPTMAHCCTIAEQLAVLTSRREQQHRYTQQLQASRRSAGLGAGAENALPSPLATPSSPAYTGAAAASTTLDVSNAELSKKASGMRSPFAWASQYYTDTASGVFYSSVLQPHHYENHVYSDVTTEVQQCRRRRQRDRVTSLGAGVTPASRAGAEDEDVGHETHTATPMATGAGAATAASTRRSMERPAAESSLTAGLQPAAARKASASAGTAILTSGVGSVAPLSHSKPTQPSNERRVDDLTVKHQDDGSASYTISLTYHDSETGTSRTVNTSALPPLRRCDAGASIPGLSSLSGGTTVRAAARTKRPTTTATLALSASGAASPAHSRSVSGGEAAHAFAVSSPPARPATATMMGKSLLHSQPHQASDAEDNDNASTTLGLAQAARTGGGRPRPAPRSSISVGGSLKYCSSPAAGATAAGSASGSPACDAAAASTTTASGKVNPFAAPLPPTEPQHGPRLRGVAGRNGEMAIGAFLGGGACGKVYECLNTETGQVLAAKQIVFDAKDRKLRTRLKQLELELEVLTLAARHHVRWIVGFFGAEKRGHSVLMYLEYCQHGSLLDYMMEGNSTDAAVWNTSSALDDATPKPSTAPADRSAGCHFDANGSPPVAAVEAWRRHTESVNEDASCLSARSPLRGLREVRESHTEAAAAPKTNSPKQQRQQQQAADGGSAAAGHAQRAEAEEAAATGHASPQVRTHREESAEGEEYPARREGDCLSTAAASVSSAASSVALSSSALDMMPLSEALHPQMPSLSIEQAQCFTKQIVEGLCFLHQHNYAHLDVKTANVLVAADDECRLADLGCAMRLQPPPPASPPPQQQGLAGMDKAVRGGANGDLDDAFSPPPYPVLVDRDAITELRGTALYMAPEMIRFESHAIGSPADVWSLGCVVMEMTTGCAPWRHIAKDKLRVLYRIGSARDELPLPPLIRAWAEEAREWLVREGLSATVDAEKQQDDVAACAMEAGGVAQAPRSRSASKKDREVSGVDRDSGVVGGDLDNAVSDTLDEPCSQRRRVDHGTYGCEATATPRSSSALTAKMPASVRTPATSTRGGTTSSSFARAASAMTAGLQLGESNPPDEERFFREQRHVMRLYVALQDFVTACVRVRPEDRSSTAELLRHPFLTLCKDDI; encoded by the coding sequence ATGTCAAGTGGTCCGCTGAGGATGCCGACACCCTCGGCGCCGtctacgccgccgccaccgaccGCCACCCAACATCACCACACCTCatcgtggaggagctgggGAACGAAGGGGACCGGCCAAAGGGTCGCCgagggcggtggcagcaccaccaccggctcACCAAATTCttcggcggcaccgccgagcGTGTCGGTGACAGTTGTGGTGCTGGCTGCGCTGACAGCTGCCACGGTCTCGGTAGCGTACAACTCCTATAAGGTgcggagccgcagcagccgcgtgtACCGTAGTCAGTCTACGACTCCTGGCCACCCGTGCACGAGGCACGGAGAGGCCTCAGATCCTTCGCACACGGGCGACATCGCGATGGACAGCGTCAAGACTGCTTCACCCTTGTCGCCCAGCACCGCAAGGAGTGACGCGACAACTTGTTGTCGCAGCACCTCACTTGGCGGTTGCGgctccacagcagcgcacaccgTCGCTGGTGAGAACCCGTCGTCGACCGCGGCATCAGAGAATGAGCTCGACGAGGGGGGTCAGCGCGAGCGGGACGTGATGGCGCAATCGCCTTCGTTGGCGCTCCACACAGATACCGCCGCGGACGCTGGTGCGCGTTCCGGCAACCGCGACATGCGATTTGCCCTGTGTAGTGCGCCGCCCTTGCAGATGGCGCACGACAGTACGGCTGAGTTTCATGATCGGTGCGCCACACcagccgcttctgccgccccatcgccgccgccaccagaAACGCCCAAGGCGCTCCTTAGCAACTACTACGACTTGGAGCCGTACGCGCTTCAGGGTcttgccggcggcgcccaCGGGTGGAAGCGCGTGTTTGGGCTGCTGAAGCCCGAgatgcgcaggcgcagcgggaGAGATGAGGCGTGCGCTGAGGATGGAGGTACAGCCGCTGATGGCACACctggccgccgcgcgccggGTTCACTGACGCGCACGTACGATGGCTCCCGCGTTACCACCACCGACAgccctgcgctgctgcgggagaGCCCCGGCGCGATTGTGCCGGTCACcccagccgccgcgacgaggtcaccgacgcggcgcgcgtCTGCTGTAGAGAGCATGTatcgcagcagcgtcgtaAAAAGCGACGTCTCGGTGCACAGCCGTGTGCCGGGGCAGCCGGTGGCGACGGGGAAGCCGTGCACGGCGCGGTGGTACGGCGACGACCACAAACTCTTTTCCGTggccgcagcctcctccacgtcAGCGAgcacgctcgcgcagccgTTGCATCCGCCACGGCTCTCCGTCTCGCCGGTTGCCggggtgccgtcgccgccgagtcGCTTCCTTAactccttctttttccctGTGCTACAGCACCTCAGCTTCTGCGTGAGCCGAAGTGTAGGCAGCGGCCCCGGGGAAAGCACCACCACTGGTGAGGCGACCTCCGGGACGGCCGGGAGCGGCGTGCACACGGCGTCTACCACCAACACTTTCGCTACTTCAGCAGcgttggcggtggcgcagcgtaATCTGCAGCGAGACATCTGTACCTTGGTGGCCACGACAGCGTCAGTTCGGCTGGaggcctccgcctcttcgtcCTTTCCGGGTTCCCATGCTCACAcagcgcgctgctccgccgtgTCGTCGGTGGCTGTATCTCCGCGGGCCGGCGCCACAGGGTCGTGCAGAtcgcaacagcagcacgaggGGGTGACAGCAGCAGAGTCCTGCTCGTCGTTCGCCGCACTGCACGCAgggcgcagctccagcggcggGCAGCGGAGAAAAGGTGTGTCtgtggagggcgaggagggggcggcgcagcacgttTTGGAGTCTCATGCGCGCTTCCTGTCGGCGGAGGATAAGCAGCAGCCGGGTATGCGCGGCAGCCCTCGCCATCAGAGCTCAGGTGCCTGCCGTCAAACGCCCGCCAGCTCGCAGAAAAGCGACCGCAGTGCCACGTGGAGCGGTGCGGGTCCGTGCAAACAGAGTATACGGGAGTCTGCGCAGGAGCGAAGGATGCCGCCGCACCCCTCACCCCGtgccgcagcaacagccgCTGGGGCCACGGCCGACAGTGGCGCAGTCCCGGCGCCACCAGAGGCGTCGTCCACGGAGGAACCGAACGCTGCAGGCACCGAGTCGGTTGGCGAGCCTGCTTCTCCCCCGACCATGGCTCACTGCTGCACCATCGCCGAACAGCTGGCCGTGTTGACGAGTCGTCGAGAGCAGCAACATCGCTACACACAGCAGCTACAGGCAAGCAGGAGGTCGGCTGggctcggcgccggcgccgagaATGCGCTGCCGTCTCCTCTGGCCACCCCATCGTCACCTGCCTACacgggcgctgctgcggcgtcgacgaccTTAGATGTCTCCAATGCAGAGCTCAGCAAGAAAGCCAGCGGTATGCGCAGCCCATTCGCCTGGGCTTCGCAGTACTACACGGACACGGCGTCAGGGGTATTCTACTCCtccgtgctgcagccgcaccactACGAGAACCACGTCTACTCCGACGTCACGACtgaggtgcagcagtgcaggCGAAGGCGTCAGCGGGACCGTGTGACGAGTCTTGGCGCGGGCGTCACCCCTGCCTCGAGGGCGGGCGCAGAGGACGAGGATGTGGGGCACGAGACGCACACGGCCACGCCGATGGCGacaggagcaggagcagcaacagctgcgTCTACAAGACGCTCTATGGAGCGGCCGGCAGCCGAGTCGAGTCTCACGGCTGGCTTACAGCCAGCCGCAGCTCGCAAGGCCTCTGCATCGGCAGGTACCGCCATCCTGACATCCGGCGTGGGCAGTGTAGCCCCGCTGAGCCATTCAAAGCCGACGCAGCCCTCGAACGAGCGCCGCGTTGACGACTTGACCGTGAAGCACCAGGATGATGGCTCGGCTTCGTACACCATCTCCCTCACTTACCACGACAGCGAAACCGGCACCTCGCGCACGGTGAACACgagtgcgctgccgccgctgcgccgctgtgaCGCCGGCGCGTCAATCCCGGgcctctcgtctctctccggCGGCACAAccgtgcgtgctgccgcccgcACGAAACGCCCAaccacgacggcgacgctaGCCTTGAGTGCCTCTGGTGCCGCGTCACCGGCGCACTCGCGCAGCGTCAGTGGTGGTGAGGCCGCTCACGCATTCGCCGTAAGctcgccgcctgcgcgtccCGCTACTGCCACCATGATGGGGAAGTCACTGCTTCATTCGCAGCCGCATCAAGCATCTGATGCAGAGGACAACGATAACGCGTCGACGACGCTTGGTctcgcgcaggcggcgaggACAGGCGGCGGGCGACcgaggccggcgccgcgcagcagcatcagcgttGGCGGCAGCCTCAAGTATTGTAGCTCCCCGGCAGCGGGGGCGACGGCAGCTGGTTCAGCGAGCGGTAGCCCCGcgtgcgacgccgcggcggcgtcgactaCCACCGCCAGCGGTAAGGTAAACCCGTTtgctgcgccgttgccgcctaCAGAGCCGCAGCATGGCCCTCGGTTGCGGGGTGTCGCGGGGCGCAACGGCGAGATGGCGATTGGCGCCttcctcggcggtggcgcctgcGGCAAGGTGTACGAGTGCTTGAACACAGAGACTGGGCAGGTGCTGGCAGCGAAGCAGATCGTCTTCGACGCGAAGGATCGGAAGCTGCGAACGCGGTTGAAGCAGCTAgagctggagctggaggTACTGACGCTTGCGGCGCGTCATCACGTGCGGTGGATTGTGGGCTTCTTCGGTGCGGAGAAGCGTGGCCACTCGGTTCTCATGTACCTCGAGTACTGCCAGCACGGGTCCTTGCTGGACTACATGATGGAAGGCAACAGCAccgatgctgctgtgtgGAACACTAGCAGTGCCCTGGATGATGCTACCCCGAAACCGTCGACTGCCCCTGCCGACCGTAGCGCGGGCTGCCACTTCGACGCAAATGGCAGCCCACCAGTCGCTGCGGTGGAGGCGTGGCGACGGCACACCGAGAGCGTAAACGAAGACGCTAGCTGCCTGAGCGCGCGCTCCCCACTTCGGGGTCTGCGCGAGGTGCGCGAGAGCCACACcgaggccgctgccgcccccaAAACGAATTCgccaaagcagcagcggcagcagcagcaggccgcaGATGgcggctccgctgcggcggggcATGCTCagagggcggaggcagaggaggccgCAGCCACAGGCCACGCCTCTCCGCAAGTCCGCACGCACCGAGAGGAGAGCGCCGAGGGTGAGGAGTACCCTGCGCGCCGCGAAGGGGACTGCCTctctaccgccgccgcttccgtcTCCTCGGCAGCCAGCTCCGTTGCCTTATCCAGCTCGGCGTTGGACATGATGCCGCTGAGCGAGGCGCTACACCCGCAGATGCCGTCCTTGTCTATTGAGCAGGCACAGTGCTTCACGAAACAAATCGTCGAGGGCCTTTGCTTCCTGCATCAGCACAACTACGCCCACCTCGATGTGAAGACGGCGAACGTGCTCGTCGCGGCCGACGACGAGTGCCGCTTGGCGGACCTCGGGTGCGCTATGCGCCTccagccaccgccaccggcgtcgccgccgccgcagcaacagGGACTGGCAGGGATGGATAAGGCGGTGAGGGGAGGCGCCAACGGCGACCTCGACGACGCCTTTTCGCCACCCCCCTATCCAGTGTTGGTTGACCGAGACGCCATCACTGAACTTCGCGGCACGGCCCTTTACATGGCGCCAGAGATGATCCGCTTCGAGAGCCATGCCATCGGCAGTCCCGCCGACGTGTGGTCGCTGGGGTGCGTCGTGATGGAGATGACGACCGGCTGCGCCCCGTGGCGGCACATTGCGAAGGACAAGCTGCGAGTGTTGTACCGGATCGGCTCGGCACGCGATgagctgccgttgccgccgctcaTACGCGCgtgggcggaggaggccagAGAGTGGCTGGTGCGGGAAGGCTTGTCGGCAACGGTTGATGCTGAGAAGCAGCAGGATGATGTGGCAGCGTGCGCTATGGAGGCGGGCGGCGTTGCTCAAGCacctcgcagccgctcagCGTCGAAAAAGGACCGTGAAGTCAGCGGCGTTGACCGCGACAGCGGTGTCGTCGGTGGCGACCTTGACAACGCGGTTTCGGACACGCTTGATGAGCCCTGCTcacagcgccggcgcgtTGATCACGGCACTTACGGTTGCGAAGCCACTGCCACGCcgcgctcctcgtcggccTTGACCGCGAAGATGCCGGCTTCGGTGCGTACCCCTGCCACTAGCACTCGCGGCGGCACGACATCCTCGTCTTTCGCGCGTGCCGCCTCTGCGATGACCGCGGGACTGCAGCTCGGCGAATCGAACCCCCCCGACGAAGAGCGCTTCTTCCGCGAACAACGCCACGTTATGCGTCTCTACGTGGCGCTGCAAGACTTCGTTACcgcgtgtgtgagggtgcGACCAGAggaccgcagcagcacggcggagctgctccgcCATCCCTTCCTGACTCTCTGCAAGGATGATATCTAG